The Eleginops maclovinus isolate JMC-PN-2008 ecotype Puerto Natales chromosome 24, JC_Emac_rtc_rv5, whole genome shotgun sequence genome contains a region encoding:
- the LOC134860829 gene encoding glycerol-3-phosphate dehydrogenase [NAD(+)], cytoplasmic-like, translating to MPAKKVCIVGSGNWGSSIAKIIGHNVKASNRFDPMVNMWVYEEMIDGRKLTEIINTEHQNVKYLPGHTLPRNVVAVPDITEAVKGAKILVFVIPHQFISKLCDQIKPHMSEGTIGISLIKGIDEGPDGLKLISDIIREKLEIEVSVLMGANIASEVADEKFCETTIGARNEANGNIFKELLQTPNFRITVVQASDTVELCGALKNIVAVGAGFCDGLGFGDNTKAAVIRLGLMEMVAFAEFFCKGPVSSDTFLESCGVADLITTCYGGRNRKVAEAFVRTSKSIVELEAEMLNGQKLQGPQTSAEVYKLLKKKDMVDKFPLFSAVYLICFEGREVKEFITCLQNHPEHM from the exons ATGCCTGCTAAGAAAGTGTGCATCGTGGGATCCGGAAACTG GGGCTCTTCCATTGCCAAAATAATCGGGCACAATGTCAAAGCCTCCAACCGGTTCGACCCAATGGTGAACATGTGGGTTTATGAAGAGATGATCGATGGGAGGAAGCTCACAGAGATCATTAATACCGAGcaccaaaatgttaaatatctaCCAGGTCACACGCTGCCCAGGAATGTG GTCGCTGTTCCAGACATCACAGAAGCTGTCAAAGGAGCCAAGATCCTGGTCTTTGTGATCCCACACCAGTTCATTAGCAAGCTGTGTGATCAGATCAAACCCCACATGTCAGAGGGAACCATCGGGATATCTCTCATCAAA GGTATCGATGAGGGACCAGATGGACTGAAGCTCATCTCAGACATCATCCGGGAAAAACTGGAGATAGAGGTCAGTGTCCTAATGGGGGCCAACATCGCCAGCGAGGTCGCAGATGAGAAGTTCTGTGAAACCACCATAG GGGCAAGAAATGAAGCTAACGGCAACATCTTCAAAGAGCTGCTTCAGACTCCTAACTTCCGCATCACTGTGGTCCAGGCGAGTGACACAGTGGAGCTGTGTGGAGCTCTGAAG AACATCGTGGCAGTAGGGGCTGGATTTTGCGACGGGCTGGGTTTTGGCGACAACACCAAGGCGGCGGTGATCAGGCTGGGTCTGATGGAAATGGTCGCCTTCGCTGAGTTTTTCTGCAAAGGCCCAGTGAGCTCCGACACGTTCCTGGAAAGCTGCGGTGTGGCCGACCTCATCACCACCTGCTACGGGGGAAGGAACCGCAAAGTGGCAGAGGCCTTTGTCCGGACATCCAAG TCTATTGTTGAGCTGGAGGCAGAAATGCTGAACGGGCAGAAACTGCAGGGCCCGCAGACCTCTGCTGAGGTCTACAAGCTCCTGAAGAAGAAGGACATGGTTGACAA GTTTCCACTGTTTTCTGCAGTCTACCTGATCTGCTTCGAGGGCAGAGAGGTGAAAGAGTTCATCACCTGTCTGCAGAACCACCCAGAACACATGTGA
- the LOC134860828 gene encoding oxysterol-binding protein-related protein 11-like isoform X1, with protein MGHYTRWEPARQIWETTAIRITENEGKLDVLPQNRTPSSGRASAKSWQYSDHMENIDGYLMKYTNLVTGWQYRFFVLNNEVGLLEYFVNEQSRQQKPRGMLPLAGAVISPSDEDSHTFTVNAISGEQYKLRATDAKERQHWVSRLQICTQHHTEAMGKSNPPPKSRSYSMASQGSGSSPMSMRRPSQNPAAHYSWQANKGSSLYSSKRSLLPDHLMDAREMMTQAQGQHRDLIQSIEGLPAAPGFSPLDQDLLMLKATSMATMNCLNECLHILHLQQVARLRGSLGGPTIEWLEPKLPDILKNGSSLDSFTAGEGPLEEGRSELSSPESGSFSGEQEDIDAEDEAEDSLTDKEEDLGAVEEERSVILHLLSQLKLGMDLTRVVLPTFILEKRSLLEMYADFMSHPDLFVTITDGSSPEDRMVRFVEYYLTSFHEGRKGAIAKKPYNPIIGETFHCSWKVPREPSQGGPDPAASPDPYQVRFVAEQVSHHPPVSGFYAECQERRMCVNTHVWTKSKFMGMSIGVSMIGEGCLYLLEHDEEYTFTLPCAYARSILTVPWVELGGKVNISCAKSGYSAVITFQTKPFYGGKLHKVTAEVKHNTTNAVVCRVQGEWNGALEFIYTSGETRTVDVTKLPVTKKSVRPVEKQGPTESRRLWQHVTEALRLKDIEKATEHKRILEERQRTEERHRAETETAWRTRYFDREGEGWVYHKPLWKTSAFKT; from the exons ATGGGTCATTACACACGATGGGAACCTGCCCGTCAGATCT GGGAAACCACGGCTATACGAATCACGGAAAATGAAGGAAAGCTGGATGTATTACCCCAGAACAGGACCCCAAGCTCGGGGAGAGCAAGTGCCAAAAGCTGGCAGTATAG TGACCACATGGAGAATATCGATGGCTACTTGATGAAATACACCAACCTTGTAACAGGGTGGCAATACAG GTTCTTCGTCTTAAACAATGAGGTGGGCTTGCTGGAGTACTTTGTCAATGAGCAGTCGCGACAACAGAAGCCCCGGGGTATGCTCCCCCTGGCAGGGGCCGTCATCTCCCCCAGCGATGAGGACTCGCATACCTTCACTGTCAACGCCATCAGCGGGGAGCAGTACAAGCTCAGGG CCACCGATGCCAAAGAGAGACAGCACTGGGTGAGCCGTCTGCAGATCTGCACACAGCACCACACAGAGGCCATGGGGAAG AGTAACCCCCCGCCCAAGTCCCGGAGCTACTCCATGGCGTCCCAGGGGAGTGGCAGCTCACCGATGTCCATGCGGCGGCCCAGCCAAAACCCTGCGGCGCATTACAGCTGGCAGGCCAACAAGGGCTCGTCGCTCTACTCCAGCAAGAGGTCCCTGCTGCCAGACCACCTGATGGATGCCAGAGAG ATGATGACCCAGGCGCAGGGCCAGCACAGAGACCTTATCCAGAGCATCGAAGGTCTGCCTGCGGCCCCCGGCTTCTCCCCTCTAGACCAGGATCTGCTGATGCTCAAGGCCACCTCCATGGCCACCATGAACTGCCTCAATGAGTGCCTACACATCCTGCACCTGCAGCAGGTGGCCAGACTGAGAGGCTCCCTTGGAG GACCCACCATCGAGTGGCTGGAGCCCAAGCTGCCAGACATCCTGAAGAACGGCAGCTCTCTGGACAGCTTCACCGCAGGAGAGGGCCCCCTGGAGGAGGGCCGCTCGGAGCTCAGCAGCCCAGAGTCCGGCAGCTTCTCTGGG GAACAGGAGGACATCGATGCAGAGGATGAAGCGGAGGACTCTCTCACCGATAAGGAGGAGGACCTGGGCGCTGTGGAGGAGGAGCGCAGCGTCATCCTACACCTGCTGTCCCAGCTGAAGCTCGGCATGGACCTCACGCGG GTGGTCCTCCCCACCTTCATCCTGGAGAAGCGCTCCCTGCTGGAGATGTACGCTGACTTCATGTCCCACCCGGACCTCTTTGTGACCATCACGGACGGCAGCAGCCCGGAGGACCGCATGGTCCGCTTCGTAGAGTACTACCTCACCTCCTTCCACGAGGGCCGCAAGGGCGCCATCGCCAAGAAGCCCTACAACCCCATCATCGGGGAGACCTTCCACTGCTCCTGGAAGGTCCCCAGGGAGCCCTCGCAGGGGGGCCCCGACCCTGCCGCCTCCCCGGACCCCTACCAAGTGCGCTTTGTGGCTGAGCAGGTGTCCCACCACCCCCCTGTGTCTGGCTTCTACGCTGAATGCCAGGAGAGGCGGATGTGTGTGAACACTCATGTGTGGACAAAGAGCAAGTTCATGGGGATGTCCATCGGTGTGTCCATGATAGGGGAAG GTTGTCTTTATTTGCTCGAGCACGATGAAGAGTACACCTTCACGCTGCCTTGTGCATATGCACGCTCCATCCTCACTGTTCCCTGGGTGGAGCTGGGCGGCAAAGTCAACATCAGCTGCGCCAAGTCGGGATACTCAGCAGTCATCACTTTCCAGACCAAACCCTTTTACGGTGGCAAACTACACAA GGTAACAGCGGAGGTGAAGCACAACACCACCAATGCGGTGGTGTGTCGTGTGCAGGGCGAGTGGAACGGGGCTCTGGAGTTCATCTACACTAGCGGAGAGACGAGGACGGTGGACGTCACCAAGCTGCCCGTTACCAAGAAGAGCGTCCGGCCGGTTGAGAAGCAGGGACCCACTGAATCCAG GCGTCTGTGGCAGCACGTGACCGAGGCCTTGCGGCTGAAAGATATAGAGAAAGCCACGGAGCACAAGAGGATCCTGGAGGAAAGGCAGAGGACGGAGGAGCGGCACCGGGCTGAGACGGAGACCGCTTGGAGGACCAGATACTTTGACAGAGAG gGTGAAGGCTGGGTCTACCACAAGCCACTTTGGAAAACCTCTGCATTCAAAACCTAG
- the LOC134860828 gene encoding oxysterol-binding protein-related protein 11-like isoform X2: MQGETTAIRITENEGKLDVLPQNRTPSSGRASAKSWQYSDHMENIDGYLMKYTNLVTGWQYRFFVLNNEVGLLEYFVNEQSRQQKPRGMLPLAGAVISPSDEDSHTFTVNAISGEQYKLRATDAKERQHWVSRLQICTQHHTEAMGKSNPPPKSRSYSMASQGSGSSPMSMRRPSQNPAAHYSWQANKGSSLYSSKRSLLPDHLMDAREMMTQAQGQHRDLIQSIEGLPAAPGFSPLDQDLLMLKATSMATMNCLNECLHILHLQQVARLRGSLGGPTIEWLEPKLPDILKNGSSLDSFTAGEGPLEEGRSELSSPESGSFSGEQEDIDAEDEAEDSLTDKEEDLGAVEEERSVILHLLSQLKLGMDLTRVVLPTFILEKRSLLEMYADFMSHPDLFVTITDGSSPEDRMVRFVEYYLTSFHEGRKGAIAKKPYNPIIGETFHCSWKVPREPSQGGPDPAASPDPYQVRFVAEQVSHHPPVSGFYAECQERRMCVNTHVWTKSKFMGMSIGVSMIGEGCLYLLEHDEEYTFTLPCAYARSILTVPWVELGGKVNISCAKSGYSAVITFQTKPFYGGKLHKVTAEVKHNTTNAVVCRVQGEWNGALEFIYTSGETRTVDVTKLPVTKKSVRPVEKQGPTESRRLWQHVTEALRLKDIEKATEHKRILEERQRTEERHRAETETAWRTRYFDREGEGWVYHKPLWKTSAFKT, encoded by the exons ATGCAAGGGGAAACCACGGCTATACGAATCACGGAAAATGAAGGAAAGCTGGATGTATTACCCCAGAACAGGACCCCAAGCTCGGGGAGAGCAAGTGCCAAAAGCTGGCAGTATAG TGACCACATGGAGAATATCGATGGCTACTTGATGAAATACACCAACCTTGTAACAGGGTGGCAATACAG GTTCTTCGTCTTAAACAATGAGGTGGGCTTGCTGGAGTACTTTGTCAATGAGCAGTCGCGACAACAGAAGCCCCGGGGTATGCTCCCCCTGGCAGGGGCCGTCATCTCCCCCAGCGATGAGGACTCGCATACCTTCACTGTCAACGCCATCAGCGGGGAGCAGTACAAGCTCAGGG CCACCGATGCCAAAGAGAGACAGCACTGGGTGAGCCGTCTGCAGATCTGCACACAGCACCACACAGAGGCCATGGGGAAG AGTAACCCCCCGCCCAAGTCCCGGAGCTACTCCATGGCGTCCCAGGGGAGTGGCAGCTCACCGATGTCCATGCGGCGGCCCAGCCAAAACCCTGCGGCGCATTACAGCTGGCAGGCCAACAAGGGCTCGTCGCTCTACTCCAGCAAGAGGTCCCTGCTGCCAGACCACCTGATGGATGCCAGAGAG ATGATGACCCAGGCGCAGGGCCAGCACAGAGACCTTATCCAGAGCATCGAAGGTCTGCCTGCGGCCCCCGGCTTCTCCCCTCTAGACCAGGATCTGCTGATGCTCAAGGCCACCTCCATGGCCACCATGAACTGCCTCAATGAGTGCCTACACATCCTGCACCTGCAGCAGGTGGCCAGACTGAGAGGCTCCCTTGGAG GACCCACCATCGAGTGGCTGGAGCCCAAGCTGCCAGACATCCTGAAGAACGGCAGCTCTCTGGACAGCTTCACCGCAGGAGAGGGCCCCCTGGAGGAGGGCCGCTCGGAGCTCAGCAGCCCAGAGTCCGGCAGCTTCTCTGGG GAACAGGAGGACATCGATGCAGAGGATGAAGCGGAGGACTCTCTCACCGATAAGGAGGAGGACCTGGGCGCTGTGGAGGAGGAGCGCAGCGTCATCCTACACCTGCTGTCCCAGCTGAAGCTCGGCATGGACCTCACGCGG GTGGTCCTCCCCACCTTCATCCTGGAGAAGCGCTCCCTGCTGGAGATGTACGCTGACTTCATGTCCCACCCGGACCTCTTTGTGACCATCACGGACGGCAGCAGCCCGGAGGACCGCATGGTCCGCTTCGTAGAGTACTACCTCACCTCCTTCCACGAGGGCCGCAAGGGCGCCATCGCCAAGAAGCCCTACAACCCCATCATCGGGGAGACCTTCCACTGCTCCTGGAAGGTCCCCAGGGAGCCCTCGCAGGGGGGCCCCGACCCTGCCGCCTCCCCGGACCCCTACCAAGTGCGCTTTGTGGCTGAGCAGGTGTCCCACCACCCCCCTGTGTCTGGCTTCTACGCTGAATGCCAGGAGAGGCGGATGTGTGTGAACACTCATGTGTGGACAAAGAGCAAGTTCATGGGGATGTCCATCGGTGTGTCCATGATAGGGGAAG GTTGTCTTTATTTGCTCGAGCACGATGAAGAGTACACCTTCACGCTGCCTTGTGCATATGCACGCTCCATCCTCACTGTTCCCTGGGTGGAGCTGGGCGGCAAAGTCAACATCAGCTGCGCCAAGTCGGGATACTCAGCAGTCATCACTTTCCAGACCAAACCCTTTTACGGTGGCAAACTACACAA GGTAACAGCGGAGGTGAAGCACAACACCACCAATGCGGTGGTGTGTCGTGTGCAGGGCGAGTGGAACGGGGCTCTGGAGTTCATCTACACTAGCGGAGAGACGAGGACGGTGGACGTCACCAAGCTGCCCGTTACCAAGAAGAGCGTCCGGCCGGTTGAGAAGCAGGGACCCACTGAATCCAG GCGTCTGTGGCAGCACGTGACCGAGGCCTTGCGGCTGAAAGATATAGAGAAAGCCACGGAGCACAAGAGGATCCTGGAGGAAAGGCAGAGGACGGAGGAGCGGCACCGGGCTGAGACGGAGACCGCTTGGAGGACCAGATACTTTGACAGAGAG gGTGAAGGCTGGGTCTACCACAAGCCACTTTGGAAAACCTCTGCATTCAAAACCTAG